The genomic stretch GCATCAATATGCTTatgaacctcttctttgatcttgagagccatgtctggatgtgttcttcttaaCTTCTGTTTGACTGGTGGATATCCTGATTTAAATGGAAAATGATGCTCCACAATATTAGTATCAAAACCTGGCATGTCCTaataagaccaagcaaacacatatgtATATTCTCTAAGAAGATCTATCATTCTCTCATTGACATCCGGGAAAAGCGATTCTCTAATCTTGACCTCCGTTCTACCttcttcggaacccaagttaaTCACTTCCATTGACTCTTTGTGAGGCTGAATGGCCTTTTCTTCTTGCTCAAGTAGCCGAGAGATCTCATCTGGAAtctcttcatcactttcttcttcggcctcaaatacggggaaatcaaagttgggagagggcgTAGGGTCATTGCTTTCAATGGATGTGACATTAATCAATTTGTATACATGATTTATGCTTGTCTTTTTAGCATAAAGATAAAAAAATGGAATTTGCATGCAGAAAAAAgatttttgtttgtttgtttgttttagaTTACCATTTTTCGAAAGgaaaaaagtaaaataaaatggaagaaaaaatgaacatttcattaatgataatgggAACTTGAAACAAATCCCAACAAAAGACTCTTTCATCTTGGGCAGAACAAAAGGAATTTTTAAAATGACGATAAAATATTACTTATAAACATGGACAATTGTAGGAACATCAACAACTATCCAATTTTGGCAGACCATCCCATGCGTTACGAAGCTTTGTGCATCCTCTTTGGGATTCTCTTCAATGACAACATTTTTTCAGATTGAGTAGGGTTGATGAATCATCCACTCCGGAGAGTCTCTTGAATAGGATGGAGAATCGCATCTTGTTGAGCGACCTTTGAAGATGTAGGTGAGAAACCAAGGCATTCACAAAATTTGTTTTCAGGGAGACTCACAACTTGTCCCCATCCACCTATTGAACCATCTTCGATTAACTATCGCGCATCGTTAAAGGAATGAATGGAAGCTCCATTATCTTGTACATCTTTGTCAGCAATAGATAGTGTATGAAATTgggttccaacttcatcctcagcatcgaCGAAAGAAAATAACGATATGTGACTCACTACTAAAGCCTCTTCTCTGCATACTGTGACCAATTTCCCATTCCTTACGAACTTGAGCCTCTGGTGAAAAGTCGAAGTGACAAACATTGCCTCATGGATCCACGGGAgacccaacaaacaactgtaagaagtatggatgtccattacttgaaagGTGACTTGAAAGATATGTGGACCAATGGTCATGGGGAGAGCCACCTCGCCGATGACAGTCTTTCTGGAGCCGTCAAATGCTTTAATAATAaccccactatatctcataggagcGCCTTGAAAAGCCAATCTGGACATAGTTGATTTTGGCATGACATTGAGTGAAGAAGatgtgtccaccaacacattggatagAGAATCATTAAggcaattcatggaaatatgcaGAGCCATGTTGTGATTCTTGCCCTCTGCTGGGAGTTCTTCATGACTGAAACTCAAATTGTGGCAGACAGTTATGTTGGCGACAATGTTATGAAATTGGTCAATCATTACGTCATGATCGACATAATATTGCTCTATAACCTTTTttagagcctccctatgagccTCATAACTCATCAGTAGGGATAAAACAGATATCTTGGAAGGGGTTTGTAAGAGCTGGTCCACAACTTTGTATACTTGATCAA from Lathyrus oleraceus cultivar Zhongwan6 chromosome 7, CAAS_Psat_ZW6_1.0, whole genome shotgun sequence encodes the following:
- the LOC127103944 gene encoding uncharacterized protein LOC127103944, with amino-acid sequence MVEGCQCNYQIYDVIFMIRSLVKMHKSLFRLPFVPPRDSTTCEFCSINPRACPLVRQDIQRLLDAGTIIVVHPRNLENDANVIIPQSNVPEPLEITFDGRNSIISPLVIYLSGPTPYQSDKVVPYKYQATMIEDGKEVPLPSMPSVVNIIDVSGVTRSGRVFAAVPPRNVKAIVGKKTQVEAPIINNEPDFVEEFSGANINLEFDEVLRLIKEALKKVIEQYYVDHDVMIDQFHNIVANITVCHNLSFSHEELPAEGKNHNMALHISMNCLNDSLSNVLVDTSSSLNVMPKSTMSRLAFQGAPMRYSGVIIKAFDGSRKTVIGEVALPMTIGPHIFQVTFQVMDIHTSYSCLLGLPWIHEAMFVTSTFHQRLKFVRNGKLVTVCREEALVVSHISLFSFVDAEDEVGTQFHTLSIADKDVQDNGASIHSFNDAR